The Deinococcus metalli genome includes a region encoding these proteins:
- a CDS encoding type II toxin-antitoxin system VapC family toxin: MRYLLDTHTFAWAVGDPSRLSPAAHAVVRAPENTLLVSAVSTWEMSIKHHLGKWPEVAPFLDDALYATFLEHLRAEELPIMHAHARLAGQWNLPHRDPFDRMLAAQATLEGVPILSADTVLGMFPVQRVW, translated from the coding sequence GTGCGGTATCTCCTTGACACGCACACCTTCGCGTGGGCTGTCGGTGACCCTTCGCGCCTGAGTCCGGCCGCGCACGCTGTGGTGCGCGCTCCTGAGAACACCCTGCTCGTCAGCGCCGTCAGCACCTGGGAGATGAGTATCAAGCATCACCTCGGCAAATGGCCGGAGGTTGCGCCCTTCCTCGACGACGCGCTCTACGCCACATTTCTCGAACATCTGCGTGCTGAGGAACTGCCCATCATGCATGCGCACGCCCGGCTGGCTGGCCAGTGGAACCTGCCGCACCGCGATCCCTTCGACCGGATGCTTGCCGCGCAGGCGACCCTGGAGGGCGTCCCCATCCTCAGTGCGGACACGGTGTTGGGCATGTTCCCGGTGCAGAGGGTGTGGTGA
- a CDS encoding type II toxin-antitoxin system Phd/YefM family antitoxin: protein MKSWNLNEAKTHLSSLVDAAARGEEIVITRYGHPLARLGPAAPPQERPLGFYPIAFTSDLTEPADADTVRDFEEA from the coding sequence ATGAAGAGCTGGAATCTCAATGAGGCCAAAACCCACCTGTCAAGCCTGGTGGACGCGGCCGCCAGGGGAGAGGAGATCGTGATTACCCGCTATGGCCATCCCCTGGCCCGCTTGGGGCCGGCTGCGCCGCCGCAGGAGCGGCCGCTGGGGTTCTATCCCATCGCGTTTACGTCTGATCTAACTGAGCCCGCAGATGCGGACACCGTGCGCGACTTCGAGGAAGCGTAG